From one Deinococcus sp. QL22 genomic stretch:
- a CDS encoding IS3 family transposase has product MRDLMAQRVKPERACFLVGLPKSSWHYRPKQRQDGELLDRIRQLAEQHLRRGSRFIHVLLVKEGKTINRKRVRRIWRAAGLAIKKKPSRKIRTGNPLPMTAEYPNHVWTYDFIFDQTLGGTTLKILTLTDEFTRQSLAIRVAETFTSMDVKAVLDEVIKERGTPTFLRSDNGSEFIARDLGIWLAVQDVSTRFIEPGKPWQNGFADSFHSRLREECLTQEVFYSAQHARVLIEGWRAFYNAHRPHSSLGYQTPDEFAATWLAQSASHPVPCS; this is encoded by the coding sequence GTGCGAGACCTGATGGCGCAGCGGGTCAAGCCCGAACGGGCTTGCTTCTTGGTGGGCTTACCCAAATCCTCGTGGCACTATCGCCCCAAACAACGTCAGGACGGTGAACTTTTGGATCGGATCCGCCAACTGGCCGAGCAACATCTGCGACGCGGTTCTCGGTTCATCCACGTGCTGCTGGTCAAAGAAGGCAAAACGATCAACCGGAAACGGGTCAGACGGATTTGGCGAGCGGCGGGACTGGCGATCAAGAAGAAGCCTAGCCGAAAAATTCGCACGGGCAACCCTCTCCCCATGACCGCGGAATACCCCAATCACGTGTGGACGTATGACTTTATCTTCGATCAGACCCTTGGCGGCACGACCCTGAAAATCCTCACCCTCACGGACGAGTTCACTCGGCAATCGCTGGCCATCCGGGTCGCCGAGACGTTCACGTCCATGGACGTGAAAGCCGTCCTAGACGAGGTCATCAAAGAGAGGGGTACCCCAACTTTTCTGCGCAGTGACAATGGTTCGGAGTTTATTGCCCGTGATTTGGGCATCTGGCTGGCCGTGCAAGACGTCAGCACCCGATTCATTGAACCGGGAAAACCCTGGCAGAACGGCTTTGCCGATAGTTTCCACTCCCGTTTGCGAGAAGAATGCTTAACCCAAGAGGTCTTCTATTCCGCACAGCACGCCCGTGTCTTGATCGAAGGCTGGCGAGCGTTTTACAACGCCCACAGACCCCATTCTTCGCTCGGTTACCAAACGCCAGACGAGTTTGCCGCGACCTGGCTGGCTCAATCGGCTTCGCATCCAGTACCCTGTAGTTGA
- a CDS encoding HD-GYP domain-containing protein codes for MGLPLSPRISDLNSGTDARTTAAQSVLTLTRVALAAPSLPEGLTPTLEHLVSHTAAVGAAYFQAGDQRRLAYHVRAATGDLPQTPGMAAIAAHGLPAGLPLLLALEAGAHPLFFDDTARDEASAGFPELGVCSLAAAPVCTADGTLLGAFLMHTFEPHAWTADEAALFSMVASTIAALAGRLVAEEHTTQARGAAEAFALEAVAAREAALRALGLALEVRDGETQGHTDRVCALALRLAERFGLKEDAVQALRWGAYLHDIGKLAIPDAVLLKPGRLNAQEWAIMQMHVSEGHRLAETLGFLPLAALAVITQHHERWDGGGYPRGLREQEISLGARIFAVCDVFDALTSERPYKAAWTREAALAELQVQAGQQFDPGVVRAFVAVLTAQSLATPA; via the coding sequence ATGGGTCTACCGCTTTCACCGCGCATCTCTGACCTCAACTCCGGGACAGACGCCCGCACCACTGCTGCCCAGAGCGTCCTGACTCTGACCCGGGTGGCGCTCGCCGCCCCCAGCCTGCCTGAGGGCCTGACGCCTACCCTCGAGCATCTGGTCTCACACACCGCAGCTGTAGGCGCCGCCTACTTCCAGGCTGGCGATCAGCGCCGTCTGGCCTACCATGTGCGCGCCGCCACCGGCGACCTGCCGCAGACACCGGGCATGGCCGCCATCGCTGCCCACGGCCTGCCGGCGGGCCTGCCGCTGCTGCTCGCCCTGGAAGCCGGCGCACACCCGCTGTTCTTCGACGACACCGCCCGGGATGAGGCCAGCGCCGGCTTTCCGGAACTGGGCGTGTGCTCCCTGGCCGCCGCGCCGGTCTGCACCGCCGACGGCACGCTGCTGGGCGCCTTCCTGATGCACACCTTCGAGCCCCACGCCTGGACGGCGGACGAGGCGGCGCTCTTCTCCATGGTGGCCAGCACCATCGCGGCGCTCGCCGGGCGCCTGGTGGCCGAGGAGCACACCACCCAGGCCCGGGGAGCGGCGGAGGCCTTCGCCCTCGAGGCGGTGGCCGCTCGGGAGGCGGCGCTGCGGGCGCTGGGTCTGGCCCTGGAGGTGCGCGACGGCGAGACCCAGGGCCACACGGACCGGGTCTGCGCGCTGGCCCTGCGGCTCGCAGAGAGGTTCGGCCTCAAGGAGGACGCAGTGCAGGCGCTGCGCTGGGGCGCGTACCTGCATGACATCGGCAAGCTGGCCATTCCGGACGCGGTGCTGCTCAAGCCCGGTCGCCTGAATGCGCAGGAGTGGGCAATCATGCAGATGCACGTGTCCGAGGGCCACCGGCTGGCCGAGACGCTGGGTTTCCTGCCGCTCGCGGCGCTGGCAGTGATCACCCAGCACCATGAGCGCTGGGACGGGGGCGGATACCCGCGCGGGCTTCGGGAACAGGAGATCAGCCTGGGAGCGCGGATCTTCGCGGTGTGCGACGTCTTTGACGCGTTGACCAGTGAGCGGCCGTACAAGGCGGCGTGGACGCGGGAGGCGGCCCTGGCGGAACTGCAGGTCCAGGCCGGGCAACAGTTCGACCCAGGGGTGGTGCGCGCCTTCGTAGCCGTGCTGACGGCACAGAGCCTAGCGACGCCAGCCTGA
- a CDS encoding MerR family transcriptional regulator: MTAHTDDPSIKPLGDQHGHLMTIGAFSRLSRLSLKALRLYDALGLLLPTQVDQASGYRFYTAVQLERARSIGLLRQLELPLPQIQMLLDAPPAGRAVLLQGVWQELEQKHKQRRTLAEYLIQQAHQQQEAIQMTTSDAQTAHSPYAQAVQQRWVPEQQFATLTRRVYVNQLNNVIRQGLGQLHALAAAQATGPSIVIYHGEVNTDSDGPIEMCVPYTGLLTVPDGVTLRTEPAHQEAFVTLTKQQFEFPAILQAYDATAAYARAHGDSGPSACREVYHADWDASGENDSVGDVAWPFTPL; the protein is encoded by the coding sequence GTGACGGCACACACAGATGACCCTTCAATCAAGCCACTCGGCGATCAGCACGGGCACCTCATGACGATCGGCGCATTCTCGCGGCTCAGTCGGTTGAGTCTCAAGGCGTTACGGCTCTATGACGCGTTGGGATTGTTATTGCCGACACAAGTCGATCAGGCGAGTGGTTACCGCTTCTATACAGCAGTGCAACTGGAGCGGGCGCGCTCCATCGGTTTGCTGCGGCAATTAGAGTTGCCGTTGCCTCAAATCCAGATGCTGCTCGACGCCCCACCCGCAGGACGCGCCGTACTCCTGCAAGGTGTGTGGCAAGAACTCGAGCAGAAGCACAAACAACGCCGGACGCTAGCTGAATACCTGATCCAGCAAGCTCATCAGCAACAGGAGGCAATACAAATGACCACTTCAGACGCTCAGACCGCCCACTCTCCGTATGCCCAGGCAGTGCAGCAACGGTGGGTACCCGAACAGCAGTTCGCGACCTTGACGCGCCGAGTGTACGTCAATCAGCTGAACAACGTGATTCGACAAGGTCTAGGGCAGCTCCACGCACTGGCAGCAGCTCAGGCCACCGGGCCGAGCATCGTGATCTATCACGGCGAGGTGAATACCGACAGCGACGGTCCAATAGAAATGTGTGTGCCTTACACGGGATTGCTGACGGTCCCAGACGGGGTCACGTTGCGAACGGAACCCGCTCACCAGGAGGCGTTCGTGACGTTGACCAAGCAACAATTTGAGTTCCCCGCCATCCTGCAGGCCTATGATGCGACGGCCGCCTATGCGAGAGCTCACGGCGACTCGGGGCCATCGGCTTGCCGCGAGGTCTACCATGCCGATTGGGACGCGTCTGGCGAGAATGATTCGGTAGGTGACGTGGCTTGGCCGTTTACACCGCTCTGA
- a CDS encoding transposase: MKQKQFTEEQIIKLLQEAKKGEQPIEELCRDFGCSPASYYTWKKKYGDTTPDEAKRLRQLEKENARLLRIVGQQRLEIEAVKEVLAKKR; the protein is encoded by the coding sequence ATGAAGCAGAAGCAGTTCACGGAAGAGCAAATCATCAAATTGCTGCAAGAGGCCAAGAAAGGCGAACAGCCCATAGAGGAGTTGTGTCGGGACTTCGGATGCAGCCCGGCGTCGTACTACACGTGGAAAAAGAAGTACGGCGACACCACACCGGATGAAGCCAAGAGGCTTCGTCAGTTGGAAAAGGAAAATGCGCGGTTGTTGCGGATCGTGGGCCAGCAGCGCCTCGAAATCGAGGCGGTCAAAGAGGTGTTGGCAAAAAAGCGATAA
- a CDS encoding rhodanese-like domain-containing protein produces the protein MMAKTAAQMVQDAKGRIENLTPQQVAAELASGKAVLVDIREPSEHGQTGTIAGSISAPRGMLEFWADPASPYHRSEFDPQTRVILHCASGGRSALAADTLQQMGYTSVAHMDGGMKAWAEAGQPVYKS, from the coding sequence ATGATGGCAAAGACCGCCGCTCAGATGGTGCAGGACGCCAAAGGCCGGATAGAGAACCTGACCCCCCAGCAGGTCGCCGCTGAACTCGCCAGTGGAAAGGCCGTGTTGGTTGATATCCGTGAGCCGAGTGAACACGGGCAGACTGGAACGATCGCTGGTTCAATCTCGGCGCCCCGCGGCATGTTGGAATTCTGGGCTGATCCTGCGAGCCCTTACCACCGCTCTGAGTTTGATCCGCAGACCCGCGTGATTCTGCACTGCGCTTCCGGCGGTCGCTCCGCGCTGGCTGCGGACACCCTGCAACAGATGGGGTACACGAGCGTGGCGCATATGGACGGTGGAATGAAAGCTTGGGCCGAAGCAGGTCAGCCAGTCTACAAAAGCTAG
- a CDS encoding 6-phosphogluconolactonase yields MTLKIQADAQALAHAAADLICAAVQAKPDLSILVPTGNTPMPTYAELARRVERRETDFSRVTAVQLDEYLGLTEDDPRSLWGWMQRSFVAPLGITRTIRLHVPGEFDRDVAALGGLDLALLGLGPNGHLGFNEPPSPPDAPTRAVTLTPDSLESNRVYWNGLAVPTGAMTAGMTLILSARQTVLLVSGAHKRGILRRTLEGQQTPDLPASLLRRTALTVIADEAAWL; encoded by the coding sequence GTGACGCTGAAGATACAGGCAGACGCGCAGGCCCTCGCTCACGCTGCCGCCGACCTGATTTGCGCGGCAGTGCAGGCCAAACCCGACCTGAGTATTTTGGTGCCTACAGGCAATACGCCCATGCCCACCTATGCGGAGTTGGCGCGGCGGGTGGAGCGTAGAGAAACAGATTTTAGCCGCGTCACTGCCGTTCAACTCGACGAATATTTGGGTCTGACCGAAGACGATCCGCGCAGCTTATGGGGCTGGATGCAGCGTTCTTTCGTCGCGCCGCTGGGCATTACGCGCACCATTCGGCTGCATGTGCCAGGAGAATTTGACCGGGATGTAGCAGCACTGGGCGGCCTCGATCTGGCCCTCTTGGGTCTTGGCCCCAACGGACATTTGGGTTTCAACGAACCGCCCAGCCCGCCCGACGCGCCCACCCGCGCTGTTACGCTGACGCCGGACAGTCTAGAGAGCAACCGCGTGTACTGGAACGGCCTCGCGGTACCCACCGGGGCCATGACAGCGGGCATGACTCTGATTCTCTCGGCCCGCCAAACGGTGCTGCTGGTGTCGGGCGCACACAAACGTGGGATTCTGCGCCGCACGCTGGAAGGCCAGCAGACACCCGATCTGCCCGCGTCGCTGTTGCGCCGCACCGCCCTGACCGTCATCGCAGATGAGGCGGCGTGGCTGTGA
- a CDS encoding MOSC domain-containing protein, which yields MPSLTTPLTLSALYIYPIKSAGRVSLNSAQIGPRGLHHDRRWMVVDAAQRPLTQRECPAMRLIEVALNENGLAVTAPRMPPLAVPWQPLGQRTTADMWGQQLGGISVSAEASAWFTAYLSQPCNLIFMPEQEQRWQPEGRPYRSQLGFADGNPFHLVSEVSVADLNLSLGRPVDTHNFRPNLVVSGGSAYQEDYWRLIRIGALTFEVVESCARCSVLNVTAAGTRSAEPLRSMARLRREGQAIIFGQHLVQHAFYSERTGFLRVGDALEVVELGTTRNPVYV from the coding sequence ATGCCCAGCCTGACTACACCCCTGACCCTCAGCGCCCTGTACATATACCCGATCAAATCGGCGGGGCGCGTTTCGCTGAACAGCGCCCAGATCGGGCCGCGTGGCCTGCACCACGACCGCCGCTGGATGGTCGTTGATGCGGCGCAGCGGCCCCTGACCCAGCGCGAATGTCCGGCCATGCGCCTGATTGAGGTGGCCTTGAATGAGAACGGGCTGGCAGTAACCGCGCCGAGGATGCCACCGCTCGCCGTGCCCTGGCAGCCGTTGGGACAGCGCACCACTGCCGATATGTGGGGCCAACAGTTGGGCGGCATATCGGTTTCGGCAGAGGCTTCGGCGTGGTTCACGGCTTACCTAAGCCAACCCTGCAACCTGATCTTTATGCCCGAACAAGAACAGCGCTGGCAACCGGAGGGCCGCCCTTACCGCTCGCAACTGGGCTTTGCCGATGGGAACCCGTTTCATCTGGTATCGGAGGTGTCGGTGGCCGATCTGAATCTGAGTTTAGGGCGTCCGGTAGACACCCATAATTTTCGGCCCAATCTGGTCGTCAGTGGGGGCAGCGCCTACCAAGAAGACTATTGGCGACTGATCCGAATTGGTGCGCTGACCTTTGAAGTGGTGGAAAGTTGCGCCCGGTGCAGCGTGCTCAATGTGACGGCGGCGGGCACTCGGTCTGCCGAGCCGCTGCGCTCTATGGCCCGGTTGCGCCGAGAAGGGCAAGCCATCATTTTTGGGCAACATTTGGTGCAGCACGCGTTCTACAGCGAACGCACCGGATTCTTGCGGGTCGGTGACGCCCTAGAAGTGGTGGAACTAGGCACGACGCGCAACCCGGTCTACGTCTGA
- a CDS encoding MBL fold metallo-hydrolase, whose translation MNNTHFGRVSGDVYALAVWDEEWQSYNNSYLILRNQQVILIDTGRAEHFHHLQAALETLGKAASDVTMVLATHGHADHIGSVGRFPNAVNALHPDLARVLWRRSSV comes from the coding sequence ATGAACAACACACACTTCGGTCGCGTGAGTGGCGACGTGTATGCCCTCGCAGTTTGGGATGAAGAGTGGCAGTCCTACAACAACAGCTATCTGATCCTCCGGAATCAGCAAGTCATACTGATTGACACCGGTAGAGCAGAACATTTCCATCATCTGCAAGCGGCGCTGGAGACGCTTGGGAAAGCAGCCTCTGACGTCACCATGGTGCTGGCCACCCACGGTCATGCAGACCACATCGGGAGTGTGGGCCGCTTCCCCAATGCCGTGAACGCCCTTCACCCTGATCTTGCTAGGGTTCTGTGGAGGAGGAGTTCAGTCTGA
- a CDS encoding IS3 family transposase (programmed frameshift) → MTASKNHYTAEFKEEAVRLVISSQKSCAEIARNLGVPPYLVVRWKQHHEQQGAVGRPQFTGRGVAALSEQEARFKKLERELEITRQERDILKKAPGLLRQRPLIYGFIEQHRHEYSIERLCKTLGVGVSGYFAWWKAQNCYRVEDVALTEAIRTIHQVSRGTYGAPRVQAALVDEGKQVSRARITRLMKAAGLKARCKRKFRVTTNSKHPHPVAENLLNREFVAEQPNQKWVTDITYLPVAEGWMYLAVVMDLFSRKIVGWAMRATLQTELVVAALDMAQQIRRPGQGLLHHSDQGIQYASREYRQALERLQALQSMSRKGDCWDNAAMESFFATLKLELELDTAQGNRADTRNLVFEWIEVFYNRERRHSSLGYRSPTRFEQHRATLN, encoded by the exons ATGACCGCCAGTAAAAACCACTACACCGCCGAGTTCAAAGAAGAAGCCGTGCGTCTGGTGATCAGCAGCCAGAAAAGCTGCGCTGAGATCGCCCGCAACTTGGGTGTTCCACCGTATTTAGTCGTACGCTGGAAACAGCATCACGAGCAACAAGGGGCGGTGGGCCGCCCCCAATTCACCGGACGCGGCGTCGCCGCGTTGAGTGAGCAGGAAGCGCGGTTCAAGAAGCTAGAACGAGAGCTGGAAATTACCCGTCAGGAACGCGATATTCTGAAAAAAGCAC CTGGCCTTCTTCGCCAAAGACCACTAATTTACGGGTTCATTGAGCAGCATCGGCATGAGTACAGCATTGAGCGGCTGTGCAAGACGCTCGGTGTCGGGGTCAGTGGCTATTTTGCGTGGTGGAAGGCCCAAAACTGCTATCGGGTGGAAGACGTCGCTCTGACCGAGGCCATTCGAACCATTCATCAAGTCAGTAGGGGCACCTACGGTGCCCCTCGTGTCCAAGCCGCACTCGTGGACGAGGGAAAACAGGTCAGCCGAGCACGAATTACTCGGCTGATGAAGGCAGCGGGACTGAAGGCTCGCTGCAAGCGGAAATTTCGCGTGACCACCAATTCAAAACACCCGCACCCAGTGGCCGAAAATCTACTGAATCGCGAATTTGTTGCCGAACAACCCAATCAGAAATGGGTGACGGATATTACCTATTTACCCGTGGCTGAGGGCTGGATGTACCTCGCTGTGGTGATGGATCTGTTCTCTCGCAAAATCGTGGGTTGGGCCATGCGGGCCACCCTGCAGACCGAGTTGGTCGTCGCTGCGCTGGACATGGCACAGCAGATTCGGCGTCCTGGACAAGGATTGCTCCATCATTCGGACCAGGGAATTCAATATGCGAGTCGCGAGTATCGACAAGCACTGGAGCGCCTCCAGGCGCTCCAAAGTATGAGCCGAAAGGGAGACTGCTGGGACAACGCGGCGATGGAGAGCTTCTTCGCCACCCTCAAGCTGGAACTGGAACTCGACACAGCACAAGGAAACCGCGCTGACACACGTAATCTGGTCTTTGAGTGGATTGAGGTGTTTTACAACCGCGAGCGTCGTCACTCTAGCTTGGGGTACCGCTCACCGACTCGCTTTGAGCAACACCGCGCCACACTGAACTGA
- a CDS encoding N-acetylglucosamine kinase: MSAPDLVLGIDAGNTKTIALIADTSGRVRGWGRAGSSNIYVSHSGALAALEAAVMQASQSAGVEDMGEGRLERQPFLAVTLSAAGADWPEDFNVLHDELHRWNWAERGEVVNDAVGALRAGSLEGVGVAVVCGTSAGTAARAADGHTWHSSYWQEPEGAEQLAQLALRAVYRADLGIDPPTSLTGRVLEHFGCANVNALLHSFTARVQPPCAQLGRLARVLLDEAEAGDPASLRLVQQHGAALGDYALAAAHKVGLTGKYLLTTSGGVMRHTSPLLRESLLARVREQHEQVYWQASHHEPVFGALLLALELAGGTVTPVLFQRLEDTCPDESLFST; this comes from the coding sequence ATGAGCGCACCTGATTTGGTACTGGGCATCGACGCGGGCAACACCAAAACCATCGCCCTGATCGCCGATACGTCGGGCCGGGTGCGGGGCTGGGGGCGGGCGGGCAGCAGCAATATTTACGTGTCGCATTCTGGTGCGCTGGCTGCCCTAGAAGCCGCTGTAATGCAGGCCAGCCAGAGTGCGGGGGTGGAGGATATGGGGGAGGGCCGCCTAGAGCGTCAGCCCTTTCTGGCGGTCACTCTCAGCGCGGCCGGAGCCGACTGGCCCGAAGACTTTAACGTGCTGCACGACGAACTGCACCGCTGGAACTGGGCGGAGCGAGGCGAAGTGGTGAACGACGCGGTGGGAGCGCTGCGGGCCGGGTCGCTGGAGGGCGTAGGCGTGGCGGTGGTCTGCGGTACCAGTGCAGGCACCGCCGCCCGTGCTGCTGACGGCCACACTTGGCACAGTAGTTACTGGCAGGAGCCGGAAGGAGCCGAGCAATTGGCCCAACTTGCCCTGCGTGCCGTGTACCGGGCTGACCTCGGCATCGATCCGCCCACCAGTCTGACCGGGCGGGTCTTAGAACATTTTGGCTGCGCCAACGTGAACGCTTTGCTGCATTCTTTTACAGCCAGAGTGCAGCCCCCGTGCGCCCAATTGGGCCGCTTGGCCCGTGTGCTGCTGGATGAGGCCGAAGCGGGTGACCCGGCCAGCCTGCGCCTTGTGCAGCAGCATGGCGCGGCGCTGGGCGATTACGCTTTGGCCGCTGCCCACAAAGTGGGCCTGACTGGAAAATACTTGCTGACCACATCTGGCGGCGTGATGCGCCACACTTCGCCCCTGTTGCGGGAATCGCTGCTGGCCCGCGTGCGCGAACAGCATGAGCAGGTCTATTGGCAGGCCAGCCACCATGAACCCGTGTTCGGAGCGCTGCTGCTGGCGCTGGAATTGGCGGGTGGCACGGTCACTCCGGTGCTGTTTCAGCGGCTAGAAGACACCTGCCCCGACGAATCGTTGTTTTCGACTTGA
- a CDS encoding heavy-metal-associated domain-containing protein, producing the protein MAISASAFGAAPTQLDYFVEGIDCPNCVRKIEGALERTPGAIHAVANLSSSMKSPLFMGHSSAPVSQGTWLLPWRGENRCWSFTGPKASAHAAGDRPRAKSFVGAPFRSARSKP; encoded by the coding sequence ATGGCCATTTCCGCTTCTGCTTTCGGCGCTGCCCCCACACAGCTCGATTATTTTGTGGAAGGGATAGATTGCCCAAACTGTGTGCGGAAGATTGAAGGGGCGCTGGAGCGCACACCGGGAGCCATACATGCCGTTGCCAACCTGAGTTCGTCAATGAAATCCCCACTTTTTATGGGGCACAGCTCCGCTCCTGTCTCACAGGGCACTTGGCTCCTGCCGTGGCGTGGTGAGAATCGTTGCTGGTCATTCACGGGGCCAAAAGCTTCGGCTCATGCGGCTGGTGACAGACCTCGCGCCAAGTCTTTCGTGGGCGCACCTTTCCGCAGCGCTCGCAGCAAGCCTTAA
- a CDS encoding C39 family peptidase: MAALLGPSSGGADAQARSVLPLPPAMRLQTMPFAYQTFNNCGPQAIASVLGYYGQHVSQQQVAVVAKATPRGYMTAEAIERYVARYGLQARRFVGGRRAHLRALVALGVPVIVLHWLRPASSIPHFRVVTGFDDTRQAFRVLDPLYGPQISIPYPLFDQLWTVNHAEFIPVYPPNTAGAVRSALGL; this comes from the coding sequence GTGGCCGCATTGCTAGGGCCGAGCTCAGGCGGTGCAGACGCACAGGCCCGCTCTGTCTTGCCCCTGCCCCCAGCGATGCGGCTACAGACCATGCCGTTTGCTTACCAAACCTTCAACAACTGCGGCCCTCAAGCTATTGCCAGCGTGCTGGGATACTACGGCCAGCACGTGTCTCAGCAGCAGGTCGCTGTGGTTGCCAAGGCCACGCCCAGAGGCTACATGACCGCTGAAGCCATCGAACGATACGTGGCCCGCTACGGCCTGCAGGCTCGGCGCTTTGTGGGGGGTCGCCGCGCCCATCTGCGTGCGCTGGTGGCGTTGGGGGTTCCGGTCATCGTCTTGCACTGGCTGAGGCCAGCCTCCAGCATTCCGCATTTCAGGGTGGTCACCGGCTTCGATGATACCCGGCAAGCCTTCCGGGTCTTAGACCCTCTCTACGGCCCTCAGATCTCTATTCCCTACCCGTTGTTTGACCAACTCTGGACCGTGAACCATGCCGAATTTATTCCGGTGTATCCCCCGAATACGGCGGGGGCTGTGCGGTCAGCCCTCGGCCTCTGA